In the genome of Priestia filamentosa, the window GCTGCCATACAAAAGCGACCATTATAATCAATATATTTTGTTTGAAGAGCAATACGAGCAAACTTGCCTAGCAAATAAGAAGTCTCGTTTGTTAGAGAGCCTCCTCCGTACGCAGAAAGTGAGTCTTTTCCATACTTTTCTTTTAAGTTACGAAATTTTTCACCAATATACGTAAATGCTTGGTTCCATGAAATCTTAACAAACTCTCCTCCAACTTTTAAAAGGGGTGATGTTACACGCTCGCTATGAAGAGCATGCTGATGGGCATTCATACCTTTAATACATATTCTTCCATGTGAAGTTGGGTTATCTTGAGCAATTGTCATATGCTTTGTTCTTGTTACGATAGATTGCTCAACAAGCTGCATCTTGCACTGCATGCTACAATATGGACACTGTGCATCATATACTCTTTCTGACTGTACTTTTTCTTGCTTTTCCCGAAAGTACTTCAGCAACATTTCCGTCATATTCTAACCTCACTTTTTCCTTTGTTTATTGCTGTAAACTACTAGCTTTTCTGCTTTGGTCTTGGTGAAGTCTCTCACATAATAAATCTTTAAAGTTCTGTTCGAACAATACTTCTCGTATATGGACATCGGTTAATCTCTGCACCCATACTCCGAATTCCTCTAGATAGCTTGCCGTTTCCCGGTAGTATTGAATAAGTGCTTTCATCATTTCAACACTTTCCTTATAATCTTTTGCAATAAAAAGTAAGTGTGATAAAGATTCATTTGGTATTTTAATATACGTTTCAAAGCCTCTTTCTTCCCCAATAATAAGAATGTCTTGGCCACTTAGCTGATGTTCTTCATGAACACATGAAGAAAGTCCAATAGCAAGACGATTTGGCATTGTTAATCGTTCAAATGCTTGATCTAACTTATATGAAAGAGGAAAAATAGATTTTTGTTCGCACTCACACTCATTCCTATATGAAGCTCTTTTAATTGTAACCATCGTTTGGTCTTGCGCTAAGATTGGTAGATGGAGAGAAGTTGAAATTTCTCGAATATTCTCTCTTTTTATGCCATGCAATTCAATACGCTGTTCATGAGAGAAAGAAATGTCTGAGACATTATACTTTTTAGCTACATCTAAGACATGTTGAAGATCGTCAATGTTTGCTAATCCTCCATAAAATTGAGGAGTAAGTGAATATGTGCCATCTTTTTGCAACTGTGGATACCCCGATTCGCTCTTTTGTTGTTGCAACTCTGGATACATAATTTTTAAATAGTACTGCAATGCTTTTTGACATTTTAAACATCCTTTTTTATTACTCCATTTCAATTCTTGAACTATGCTTTCAAATGAAGTCAGTCTATGCTCTTGTATTTGTTGAATCACTTCATCTTCCGTTAGCATCGTGCATTGACACATTGATTGCTTTACAACAAATTCTTCAAAATCATCACTTTTAATATAAGAGAACAGTTCTGTCAGAAGCGGTTTACAGCCCCCGCACGAGCTTGAAGCTTTTGTACAACTTTTCACTTCATCTATCGTTTGAAGATCTTTTTCTGTTACAGCTTCAATAATGGCTCCTTTTGTCACGTTATTGCAATGACAAATCGTTTCTTCTTGAGTCATTGAACAAACTGCTGAATTTTCCCCGTCGCTTTGAAGCAAACTTAGTTTATCAATTTCTGAAACATCTTGCTTTTTAATCATCATTTCTAATAATCCTGGTCCTTCTTTTGTACTCCCAAATAACACAGCTCCCACTAAAATATCGTTTTTAAATACTAATTTCTTATAGATAGATTTAGTTTCATCTAGCACACATACAGCTTGCGTTCCGTTAGCGTCCTCAAAATCCCCGACAGAAAATAAATCTACTCCGGATATTTTTAATTGGGTAGATAAAATGGTTCCTTGATATCCATTTTCCCCTTGCTGACAAATATGATCTGCGAGCACTCGTCCTTGTTCATAAAGAGGTTTTACAAGTCCATAAACAACCCCATTGTGTTCACAGCACTCTCCTAGAGCATAAATATCACAGTCTTCTGTTTGTAGATAATCATTTACAACAATTCCTCGATTCACTGTAAGTCCGCTCTCTCTTGCTACCTCAACATTTGGTTTTACTCCTGCAGCCATAACCACCAAGTCTGCTTCAACTTTGCTTCCATCTGTGAAATGTATCTCTTCAGCTCGTTGATTACCAACAATTTCAGCTGTGTTTTTCCCTAAAAGAAAATTCATTCCTTGCCGCTCAAGCTCCTTTTTCAACATCTTAGCAGCAACCATATCAAGCTGTCGGTTCATCAGAGCATCTGCAAGATGAACAACATCAACTTTCATTCCTAAATTCATTAACCCCCTTGCAGCTTCCAATCCAAGTAGCCCACCTCCAATAACAACAGCTTTCTTATACTGCTCAGAGGCTTTTATCATTTCTTCGCAATCTTTAATTGTACGGAAAGTTTTTACTCCTTCCATATCAGCCCCCGGAATAGGAAGAATAAAAGGTGATGAACCTGTAGCAATAATTAATTTATTGTAGGCAACAGTCCGG includes:
- the nirB gene encoding nitrite reductase large subunit NirB is translated as MQREKLVLIGNGMAGIRCIEEILKRSNSFDITVFGAEPYTNYNRILLSTVLQGDTSIQDIMLHQRSWYEENRITLFTGETVTQINRNEKTIFTDQGRTVAYNKLIIATGSSPFILPIPGADMEGVKTFRTIKDCEEMIKASEQYKKAVVIGGGLLGLEAARGLMNLGMKVDVVHLADALMNRQLDMVAAKMLKKELERQGMNFLLGKNTAEIVGNQRAEEIHFTDGSKVEADLVVMAAGVKPNVEVARESGLTVNRGIVVNDYLQTEDCDIYALGECCEHNGVVYGLVKPLYEQGRVLADHICQQGENGYQGTILSTQLKISGVDLFSVGDFEDANGTQAVCVLDETKSIYKKLVFKNDILVGAVLFGSTKEGPGLLEMMIKKQDVSEIDKLSLLQSDGENSAVCSMTQEETICHCNNVTKGAIIEAVTEKDLQTIDEVKSCTKASSSCGGCKPLLTELFSYIKSDDFEEFVVKQSMCQCTMLTEDEVIQQIQEHRLTSFESIVQELKWSNKKGCLKCQKALQYYLKIMYPELQQQKSESGYPQLQKDGTYSLTPQFYGGLANIDDLQHVLDVAKKYNVSDISFSHEQRIELHGIKRENIREISTSLHLPILAQDQTMVTIKRASYRNECECEQKSIFPLSYKLDQAFERLTMPNRLAIGLSSCVHEEHQLSGQDILIIGEERGFETYIKIPNESLSHLLFIAKDYKESVEMMKALIQYYRETASYLEEFGVWVQRLTDVHIREVLFEQNFKDLLCERLHQDQSRKASSLQQ